AACCCTTACCGACACGGAAGTCAACGAGATAATGGAAAAAATTTTTGCGGCCGTTGAAGCCAATCCGGATTGGGAGGTAAGAAAATAAAAAATCTCTTTTTATGCACAGAAAGTGTTGGAAAACGCGATTTTTTATGCTAAACTGACATTAGTTATGGCTAGCGAAAATACTAAGGAAAATAAGGATAAAAAGCCTAAAGAACACTATACAGCCGATGATATTTACGTGCTGGAAGGGCTGGAGCCGGTGCGCAAAAGGCCGGGTATGTACATCGGTTCCACCGGCATAGACGGCCTGCATCATCTGGTTTGGGAAATTTTTGACAACTCCCGCGACGAGGCCATGGGCGGCCACGCCAACGAGATAGAAGTGGCGATTTTGCCGGGCGAGAGAATCAGGGTGGCCGACAACGGCCGGGGTATACCGGTGGACATTCACAAACACACCGGCGTTTCCGCTTTGGAAACGGTTATGACCACGCTCCATGCCGGCGGCAAGTTTGGCGGAGAATCTTATAAAATTGCCGGCGGTTTGCACGGTGTCGGCGCCTCCGTCGTTAACGCTCTTTCCACCTGGTTGAAAGCCGAGGTGCACCAAAACGGCGGCAAATATATCCAGGAATATGAAATGGGAAAGCCGAAGGCAAAGGTTAAGAAAATCGGCTCGTCTGATTTTCGCGGCACGGTGGTGACCTTTGAACCGGATCCTAAAATATTTTCCGAAACAAAGTTCAATTATGACACGATTTTAAATCATCTCCGCCAGCAGGCGTATCTCGTCAAGGGTTTGAGAATAAGAGTGATGGATTTGCGCGATTACGCCGAAAAAATTGACGATTCAAAAATTCTTTATCTTGATTCGCTCAAACTGCCGGTGGAATCTTACACCTTTTATTTTGAAGGCGGTTTGATGTCTTTGGTGCGTTATCTAAACGAAGGAGAAAAGCCTATTCACGACAAAGTTTTTTACGCGGAAAAAGAGGCGCAGGGGATAATGGTGGAGTGCGCTTTGCAGTACATAGAAGAAATAGACACCAGAGAAACCAGCTTCGCCAACAACATCAAAACGCCGGACGGCGGCATGCATCTGACGGGCTTTAGAACGGCGCTTACCCGCACCATCAACGACTACGCCCGCAAAAACAATCTCATCAAAGAGGCGGAGGAAAATTTTACCGGCGAGGACGTGCGGGAGGGTCTGACTATTGTTATATCGGTCAAATTAAGAG
The window above is part of the Candidatus Paceibacter sp. genome. Proteins encoded here:
- a CDS encoding DNA gyrase subunit B — its product is MASENTKENKDKKPKEHYTADDIYVLEGLEPVRKRPGMYIGSTGIDGLHHLVWEIFDNSRDEAMGGHANEIEVAILPGERIRVADNGRGIPVDIHKHTGVSALETVMTTLHAGGKFGGESYKIAGGLHGVGASVVNALSTWLKAEVHQNGGKYIQEYEMGKPKAKVKKIGSSDFRGTVVTFEPDPKIFSETKFNYDTILNHLRQQAYLVKGLRIRVMDLRDYAEKIDDSKILYLDSLKLPVESYTFYFEGGLMSLVRYLNEGEKPIHDKVFYAEKEAQGIMVECALQYIEEIDTRETSFANNIKTPDGGMHLTGFRTALTRTINDYARKNNLIKEAEENFTGEDVREGLTIVISVKLREPQFEGQTKAKLGNPEARTAVETVFGESFAFYLEENPDDARAIVSKVVLALKARKAAKAAKESILRKGILEGLTLPGKLADCQSKDAEESELFIVEGDSAGGSGKQGRDRRFQAVLPLKGKILNVEKTSIDKMLAFKEIKALVIALGAAIADEFDLSKLRYHKIIIATDADVDGAHITTLLLTLFFRHYRPVIDQGYLYIAQPPLYKIFKGKDILYAYNDAEKSKLMKGKENYTVQRYKGLGEMNPGELWETT